The following are encoded together in the Parabacteroides chongii genome:
- a CDS encoding sugar-binding domain-containing protein gives MRSIVIVLLCLLTGINRGKGSESRFSTAGFYELTNSGRCVYNMNVAWRFHKGDIANGGALELVDSTWAVVSLPNGIELLPEEASGNINYQGKVWYRKHFLVDAEWRNKKVMIHFEGIMGKSEVWINGQLIKKHYGGYLPVIADLSSWLKYGAENVIAVCADNSDDSSYPPGKPQRALDFSYFGGIYRDCWLITHDKLFITDPNYEKEKGGGGIFISYPEVNEEKAKVDIRLHLRNEYKQLRKGMVSYALTDREGTVVATGKNAYRVSSGEAIVVQSNLQVRNPSLWSPESPSLYWLNVYVKDEKGVVIDGYKQRIGVRCIEMKGVEGLWLNGKPYHRKLIGGNRHQDFAVIGNALPNSLHWRDAFRLRDAGMTVIRAAHYPQDPAFIDACDELGLFYIEATPGWQFYNKDSIFVERVYDDIRNMVRRDRNRPSLLFWEPVLNETGFPLEFALQAKKCVDEEMRTPNAYSAIDPGSKGSEYFPVVYTHPLSISPQKSSVSVDKADPSKVYFTREFGDNVDDWSANNSSSRVCRSWGEVPMLVQAEHYAAPYYSSRFTTIEALCRAESNHLGGTLWHSFDHQRGCHPIAFYGGIMDAYRQPKTAYYMFKSQRPNIMNDSSPVESGPMVYIAHQMTPFSPADVTVYSNCEEVRLTVYEGGKQYVWKRSSSSLKMPSPIITFKNVFDFMDTKALSRAGKQKDVYLLAEGLIDGKVVATYKRSPSRKPMKIRLRMDNDGVPLISDGSDIAVVVAEIVDHNGIVNRLNNFAVRFSIEGEGLLLEDESIGVNPVRANWGSAPILLRTTIRPGKIRIKAEIFGDGVNAIEPGELEVESVQPSMKFIYKPSELISMKVASKDVTNTKIPEGSDVQMMKKEILRLQKIISEKDLEDVEIQQEKFGEK, from the coding sequence ATGAGATCGATAGTTATAGTATTATTGTGTCTGCTGACGGGTATTAACAGGGGGAAAGGAAGCGAATCTCGATTTTCAACTGCCGGATTTTATGAGTTGACTAATAGTGGTAGGTGTGTATATAATATGAACGTTGCTTGGCGCTTTCATAAAGGAGATATAGCCAATGGAGGTGCTCTAGAATTGGTGGATTCTACTTGGGCGGTCGTTTCTTTGCCTAATGGAATAGAACTGTTGCCAGAAGAAGCAAGTGGAAATATCAATTATCAGGGAAAGGTTTGGTATCGCAAACATTTTTTGGTTGATGCAGAATGGAGAAATAAAAAAGTAATGATCCATTTTGAAGGGATTATGGGAAAATCTGAAGTTTGGATAAATGGTCAATTGATCAAAAAGCATTATGGAGGATATTTGCCTGTCATTGCAGATTTAAGTTCTTGGTTGAAGTATGGGGCAGAGAATGTGATAGCCGTATGTGCTGATAATAGTGATGACTCGTCTTATCCTCCCGGAAAACCGCAGCGTGCACTTGATTTTTCTTATTTTGGAGGTATATATAGGGATTGTTGGCTTATAACACATGATAAATTGTTTATTACTGATCCGAATTATGAAAAAGAAAAAGGTGGCGGAGGTATCTTTATTTCTTATCCGGAGGTAAATGAAGAAAAAGCGAAAGTGGATATTAGGCTTCATTTGAGAAATGAATATAAACAACTTCGGAAGGGGATGGTTTCTTATGCATTGACGGATAGAGAGGGTACAGTGGTTGCTACCGGAAAGAATGCTTATCGAGTGAGTTCGGGAGAAGCGATCGTGGTTCAGTCGAATTTGCAGGTAAGGAATCCCTCTTTATGGTCTCCCGAATCTCCATCCCTTTATTGGCTCAACGTTTATGTGAAAGATGAAAAGGGGGTGGTGATAGATGGTTATAAGCAACGAATAGGGGTTCGTTGTATCGAAATGAAAGGTGTTGAGGGCTTGTGGCTAAATGGCAAACCTTATCACCGAAAGTTGATTGGCGGAAATCGTCATCAGGATTTTGCCGTGATTGGGAATGCTTTGCCTAATTCGTTACATTGGCGAGATGCTTTTCGGTTGAGAGATGCAGGTATGACAGTGATTCGGGCTGCCCATTATCCGCAAGATCCAGCCTTTATAGATGCTTGTGATGAATTAGGTCTGTTCTATATTGAGGCGACTCCTGGGTGGCAATTTTATAATAAGGATTCTATCTTTGTGGAGCGTGTATATGATGATATTCGGAATATGGTTCGTAGGGATCGAAATCGTCCTTCTTTACTTTTCTGGGAACCGGTACTTAATGAGACAGGTTTTCCTTTGGAATTCGCTTTGCAAGCCAAAAAGTGTGTGGATGAAGAAATGCGTACTCCAAATGCTTATTCTGCTATTGATCCGGGTTCAAAAGGAAGTGAATATTTTCCCGTGGTCTATACTCATCCGCTAAGCATAAGTCCGCAAAAAAGTAGTGTCAGTGTGGATAAGGCTGATCCGTCGAAAGTTTATTTTACACGTGAATTCGGTGATAATGTGGATGACTGGAGTGCCAACAATTCTTCAAGTCGTGTTTGTAGATCTTGGGGAGAAGTGCCGATGCTGGTACAAGCAGAACATTATGCTGCTCCTTATTATTCTTCACGTTTTACTACGATAGAAGCACTTTGTCGTGCGGAGAGTAATCATTTGGGAGGAACTCTTTGGCATTCATTTGATCATCAGCGTGGATGTCATCCGATCGCTTTTTATGGAGGGATAATGGATGCTTACAGGCAACCTAAAACTGCTTATTACATGTTTAAATCCCAACGTCCGAATATAATGAATGACTCTTCTCCCGTTGAAAGTGGGCCAATGGTTTATATAGCCCATCAGATGACTCCTTTTTCTCCGGCTGATGTGACTGTATATTCTAATTGTGAAGAGGTGCGACTGACTGTTTATGAAGGGGGGAAGCAATATGTGTGGAAGAGATCTTCCTCTTCTTTAAAAATGCCGTCACCCATTATTACTTTCAAGAATGTATTTGATTTTATGGATACTAAAGCGCTATCGCGGGCTGGAAAACAAAAAGATGTTTATCTACTGGCAGAGGGATTGATTGACGGAAAGGTTGTGGCTACTTACAAACGTTCTCCTTCGCGTAAGCCTATGAAAATAAGATTGCGGATGGATAATGACGGTGTTCCTCTAATATCGGATGGATCGGATATTGCTGTTGTTGTTGCGGAAATAGTGGATCATAATGGCATAGTGAACAGATTGAACAACTTTGCTGTCCGTTTTTCAATAGAAGGTGAAGGGCTTTTATTGGAGGATGAATCTATTGGAGTCAATCCTGTTCGGGCTAATTGGGGGAGTGCACCTATCTTGTTGCGTACCACAATACGTCCCGGGAAAATACGGATAAAAGCGGAAATCTTTGGTGACGGAGTGAATGCTATCGAGCCCGGAGAGTTGGAAGTTGAATCCGTACAACCCTCAATGAAGTTTATTTATAAACCTTCTGAACTTATATCGATGAAAGTAGCAAGCAAAGATGTGACAAATACTAAGATCCCGGAAGGTTCAGATGTACAGATGATGAAAAAGGAAATATTACGATTGCAGAAAATAATATCTGAAAAAGACCTGGAGGATGTTGAAATCCAACAGGAGAAGTTCGGAGAGAAATAA
- a CDS encoding valine--tRNA ligase, whose amino-acid sequence MEIASKYNPAEVEGKWYQYWLDNGFFKSKPDGREPYTIVIPPPNVTGVLHMGHMLNNTIQDILIRRARMLGKNACWVPGTDHASIATEAKVVNRLAQQGIKKTDLTRDEFLKHAWEWKEEHGGIILKQLRKLGASCDWDRTAFTMDEKRSESVLKVFVDLFDKGLIYRGVRMVNWDPKALTALSDEEVIYKEEHSKLFYLRYKIEGEDGYAVVATTRPETIMGDTAMCINPNDPKNQHLKGKKVIVPLVNRVIPVIEDDYVDIEFGTGCLKVTPAHDVNDYMLGEKYNLPSIDIFNDNGTLSEAAGLYIGMDRFDVRTQIEKDLEAAGLLEKVEAYENKVGYSERTNVPIEPKLSMQWFLKMEHLAQIALTPVMNDDLKFYPPKFKNTYRHWMENIKDWCISRQLWWGHRIPAYYLPEGGYVVAETPEKALELAKQKNPALTMADLRQDDDCLDTWFSSWLWPISLFDGINNPDNEEINYYYPTSDLVTGPDIIFFWVARMIMAGYEYRGDMPFKNVYFTGIVRDKLGRKMSKSLGNSPDPLLLIEQYGADGVRMGLMMAAPAGNDIPFDEALCEQGRNFNNKIWNAFRLIKGWTVDDTIAQPEASATAVKWFKMQLDKTIAEVDDLFSKYRLSEAMMVIYKLFWDEFSSWYLEMIKPGYQLPIDKVTYQATLGFFDALLRLLHPFMPFITEELWQALEPRKEGESLMVALMPEITPVDAAYLESFEIVKEIVSGVRTIRLQKNIPNKEELTLQVLGDHNDAFNPVIAKMCNLSEITKTDDKAAGAVSFLVRTTEYAVPLGSMINVEEELAKLREELKYQQGFLASVIKKLSNESFVSKAPAKVIDMERKKQADAESKIKSIEESIAALTK is encoded by the coding sequence ATGGAAATTGCAAGTAAGTACAATCCCGCAGAAGTAGAGGGAAAGTGGTATCAGTATTGGTTGGATAACGGCTTTTTCAAGTCGAAACCGGACGGTCGCGAACCGTATACAATCGTCATTCCGCCTCCTAACGTCACCGGCGTACTTCACATGGGACACATGCTTAACAATACCATTCAGGATATCCTGATCCGTCGTGCCCGTATGTTGGGTAAGAATGCTTGCTGGGTACCGGGTACCGACCACGCATCTATCGCTACCGAGGCAAAGGTGGTGAACAGACTGGCACAGCAGGGAATCAAAAAGACCGACCTGACCCGCGATGAATTCCTGAAACATGCCTGGGAATGGAAAGAAGAACACGGAGGTATCATCCTGAAACAGTTACGTAAACTGGGTGCATCCTGCGATTGGGATCGTACGGCTTTTACGATGGACGAAAAACGTTCGGAAAGCGTATTGAAAGTTTTTGTCGACCTGTTCGACAAAGGCCTGATCTATCGTGGCGTGCGTATGGTAAACTGGGACCCGAAGGCCCTGACTGCTCTTTCCGATGAAGAAGTAATTTATAAAGAAGAACATAGCAAACTGTTTTACCTCCGGTATAAAATCGAAGGGGAAGACGGTTACGCTGTTGTTGCAACTACCCGTCCGGAAACGATCATGGGCGATACCGCTATGTGTATCAATCCGAACGACCCGAAGAACCAGCACCTGAAAGGTAAGAAAGTGATCGTTCCGCTGGTAAACCGTGTGATCCCGGTTATCGAGGACGATTATGTAGATATCGAATTCGGTACAGGTTGCCTGAAAGTAACTCCGGCCCATGACGTAAACGACTATATGCTGGGCGAGAAATATAACTTGCCTTCCATCGATATCTTCAACGATAACGGAACACTGAGCGAAGCCGCCGGCTTGTATATCGGTATGGATCGTTTCGATGTTCGTACACAGATCGAAAAAGACCTGGAAGCTGCCGGCCTGTTGGAAAAGGTAGAAGCATACGAAAATAAGGTAGGTTATTCGGAACGTACCAATGTGCCTATCGAACCGAAATTGTCTATGCAATGGTTCCTGAAGATGGAACACCTGGCACAGATCGCTTTGACTCCGGTTATGAATGACGACCTGAAGTTCTATCCGCCTAAGTTCAAGAATACATACCGCCACTGGATGGAGAACATCAAGGACTGGTGCATCAGCCGTCAGTTGTGGTGGGGACATCGTATCCCGGCTTATTATCTGCCGGAAGGCGGTTATGTGGTAGCCGAAACACCTGAAAAGGCATTGGAACTGGCGAAACAAAAGAATCCGGCACTGACAATGGCCGATCTTCGTCAGGACGACGACTGTCTGGATACCTGGTTCTCTTCCTGGTTATGGCCGATCTCTCTATTCGACGGCATCAATAACCCGGATAACGAAGAGATCAACTATTACTATCCGACCAGCGACCTGGTAACAGGACCGGATATCATCTTCTTCTGGGTAGCCCGTATGATTATGGCAGGTTACGAATACAGAGGCGATATGCCGTTCAAGAATGTTTACTTTACCGGTATCGTTCGCGATAAACTCGGACGTAAGATGTCGAAGTCATTAGGAAACTCTCCCGACCCGTTATTGCTGATCGAACAGTACGGAGCCGACGGCGTTCGTATGGGATTGATGATGGCAGCACCTGCCGGAAACGATATTCCTTTCGACGAAGCTTTGTGCGAACAGGGACGTAATTTCAATAACAAGATATGGAATGCCTTCCGTTTGATCAAAGGTTGGACGGTCGACGATACGATTGCGCAGCCGGAAGCATCGGCTACTGCTGTCAAATGGTTCAAGATGCAGTTGGATAAGACGATTGCTGAGGTAGACGATCTGTTCAGCAAATACCGTCTGAGCGAAGCGATGATGGTTATCTATAAACTGTTCTGGGATGAATTCTCTTCCTGGTATCTGGAAATGATCAAGCCGGGCTATCAACTGCCGATCGATAAGGTGACTTATCAGGCAACACTCGGTTTCTTCGACGCGTTGCTTCGTTTGCTCCATCCGTTCATGCCGTTTATTACGGAAGAATTATGGCAGGCTCTCGAACCGCGTAAGGAAGGTGAAAGTCTGATGGTTGCATTAATGCCTGAAATTACACCGGTAGATGCTGCTTATCTGGAATCATTCGAGATCGTGAAAGAGATTGTGAGCGGTGTCCGTACGATCCGTCTGCAGAAGAATATTCCGAATAAGGAAGAATTGACTTTACAGGTATTGGGCGATCATAACGATGCTTTCAATCCGGTAATCGCTAAGATGTGTAACCTGTCAGAGATAACAAAGACTGACGATAAGGCTGCCGGTGCTGTATCCTTCCTGGTTCGTACCACGGAATATGCTGTTCCTCTGGGCAGTATGATCAATGTGGAAGAAGAGTTGGCTAAATTGCGTGAAGAACTGAAATATCAGCAGGGCTTCCTCGCTTCCGTTATAAAGAAACTGAGCAACGAAAGCTTTGTAAGCAAAGCCCCGGCTAAGGTAATCGATATGGAACGTAAGAAACAAGCCGATGCCGAAAGCAAGATCAAATCGATAGAGGAGAGCATTGCTGCATTGACGAAATAA
- a CDS encoding DUF6340 family protein has protein sequence MRVACCLLSVCFLASCSSVNYVGIETYNPAEITFPGNVGKILVVNNAVHQPDDVGCEFTLFGDKVDTCRVKADSALFYACSGLGKAMADISFFNDVLLYHDAVRKDDVYYEDKKLTQDQVQELCDETGTDAVVSIDRLLFESKKNIMAYAEGYVGGEIQVKISGVVRGYLPGRPNPLATVYVADSVFFNEEAPNLILLDKFLPSSENALRASAEYIGMKTSPNFVPHWNNETRWFYTGMGTKWKEASAYAQSEKWDKAVEYWEHLYEKSGGWKAKAKAASNIALGYEMKTKLDEAYEWANKSAELFKKGEGEDGKNTKLLALYVEVLRNRVRSDKKLNMQFGE, from the coding sequence ATGAGAGTTGCCTGTTGTTTGTTAAGTGTTTGCTTTTTAGCCTCCTGTAGTTCAGTGAATTATGTGGGTATAGAGACTTACAATCCTGCCGAGATTACCTTTCCTGGTAATGTCGGTAAGATCCTGGTAGTGAACAATGCTGTCCATCAGCCGGATGATGTCGGGTGTGAGTTCACGTTATTTGGTGATAAGGTGGATACTTGCAGGGTGAAGGCTGACAGTGCTTTGTTCTATGCTTGTAGTGGTTTAGGGAAAGCAATGGCTGATATCTCTTTCTTTAATGATGTGCTTCTCTATCATGATGCTGTTCGTAAAGATGATGTCTACTATGAAGACAAGAAACTGACGCAGGATCAGGTGCAGGAATTGTGCGACGAAACCGGGACAGACGCGGTGGTTTCCATCGACCGTTTGTTATTCGAATCGAAGAAAAATATCATGGCTTATGCGGAAGGTTATGTGGGAGGTGAGATTCAGGTAAAGATATCGGGAGTCGTGCGCGGTTATCTTCCCGGCAGACCGAATCCTCTGGCTACAGTCTATGTGGCCGATAGTGTCTTTTTTAATGAAGAGGCCCCTAATCTGATTCTTCTTGATAAGTTCCTGCCTTCTTCAGAAAACGCGTTGCGTGCGTCTGCGGAATATATAGGAATGAAAACCAGTCCGAATTTTGTCCCTCACTGGAATAATGAGACACGGTGGTTTTATACCGGCATGGGAACGAAATGGAAAGAAGCTTCGGCTTATGCCCAGTCCGAGAAATGGGATAAGGCGGTTGAGTATTGGGAGCATTTATATGAAAAGTCAGGCGGTTGGAAGGCAAAAGCAAAGGCTGCATCCAATATCGCTTTGGGCTATGAAATGAAAACAAAACTGGATGAAGCCTATGAATGGGCGAATAAATCGGCTGAGTTATTTAAAAAAGGAGAAGGCGAGGACGGCAAGAATACCAAACTTTTAGCGCTTTATGTAGAGGTGTTACGTAACCGGGTACGTTCAGATAAAAAACTTAACATGCAATTTGGAGAATAA
- a CDS encoding sugar phosphate isomerase/epimerase family protein translates to MENSRRKFFRQGLAGALLLGSAGVVKAGLPDRIIPKAAKSINPWRLGMAGYTFVNFDLDTTLKTLQRLDIHYLCIKDFHLPMDSTDEQIKAFHDKCAAHKVTGYAVGPIYMKSEAEIDRAFEYAKRVGVKLIVGVPNYELLPYVDKKVKEYDFNYAIHLHGPDIKTYPDATDVWEHTKDLDPRIGMCLDIGHDLRNGCNPVTDLKKYHTRVFDMHIKDVTDASKAGVGIEIGRGKIDFPALMKMMREVNYTGMCSLEYEKDMKDPFLGIAESIGYFKAVSDIV, encoded by the coding sequence ATGGAGAATTCTAGAAGAAAATTTTTTAGACAAGGGCTTGCCGGCGCTTTATTGTTAGGATCGGCAGGTGTAGTAAAAGCCGGTTTGCCGGACCGGATCATTCCTAAAGCGGCAAAGTCGATTAATCCTTGGCGTTTGGGTATGGCAGGCTATACATTTGTTAATTTTGACCTGGATACCACTTTGAAGACATTGCAGAGACTCGATATTCATTATCTTTGCATCAAGGATTTCCACTTGCCGATGGATAGCACCGATGAACAGATTAAAGCATTTCATGATAAATGCGCTGCCCATAAGGTAACAGGTTATGCCGTTGGTCCTATATATATGAAGAGTGAAGCGGAAATAGACCGTGCTTTCGAGTATGCGAAACGCGTAGGTGTAAAACTGATTGTGGGCGTTCCCAATTACGAATTGCTTCCTTATGTGGACAAGAAAGTAAAGGAATACGACTTTAATTATGCGATCCATCTGCATGGTCCCGATATTAAAACGTATCCGGATGCGACAGATGTCTGGGAACATACGAAAGATCTGGATCCGCGTATCGGAATGTGCCTGGATATCGGTCACGACCTGCGTAACGGATGCAATCCGGTGACGGATTTGAAGAAGTATCATACTCGTGTGTTTGACATGCATATCAAAGATGTGACGGATGCTTCGAAAGCGGGTGTCGGTATCGAAATCGGACGGGGTAAAATAGACTTCCCGGCATTGATGAAGATGATGCGTGAAGTGAACTATACCGGAATGTGTAGTCTTGAATATGAAAAGGATATGAAAGATCCTTTCCTTGGTATAGCTGAATCGATCGGCTATTTCAAGGCTGTGAGTGATATTGTATAA
- a CDS encoding tetratricopeptide repeat-containing sensor histidine kinase: MKSWLLIFSCLLWGLGLPLTLYGTESKDTTLSLDSLFILAQAHVQQQKGFDYTTQLLERSRNEKDRYHEASAMFCYVRYYFSKNPDSMYFWMQKALPLFNEQKRYVEYFRMKAWYIYVLTRSKKNEEALKYVTGLKQEAENLKFPEGLEMANQALADFYLSNNLGEEGVALYEEVLKSMEMRNAPLIKRINIIRQLMNKAHTSDLKMKYTRRLDDYVKICKDRKITWLDEEMPIYYLEYVVHRHYALAYIDRKEFREALVHLQKAQALLNKYEMYNYGSELKTIYAAYYKQNKEYDKALAIYDSLLPVWRMRNSMSLYLEMLKDKADVLLDAGRNKSASLAYKEYAALNDSLSKVHFYNELAEMKTQHEVDKLELKNKQMDLEVSQTHSHLLLMGGGVIFLFVLCCLLGYISYSRHRYGQQLKLAKEKAEEADHLKSAFLANMNHEIRTPLNAIVGFSQVLVDEEDVETRQEYANIIQSNNELLQRLITDVLDLSKIESNTMALHYADCELSVLMKEIYNVILLRIPEGVELQLSNSPQQLFYTDRNRLTQILTNLLTNAIKHTEKGFIRLGYEVTETDVVFSVEDSGEGIPEDKLEKIFSRFVQLNDWSKGVGLGLAICKGLISQMGGTISVSSRFGEGSTFIVVLPLKKP, encoded by the coding sequence GTGAAAAGTTGGTTGCTGATCTTTTCTTGTTTATTGTGGGGACTGGGTCTCCCTTTAACTTTATATGGTACCGAAAGCAAGGATACGACATTGTCGTTGGATTCGCTGTTTATTCTGGCACAGGCACATGTGCAGCAACAAAAAGGTTTTGACTATACTACGCAGTTGCTGGAACGATCACGGAATGAGAAGGATCGTTATCATGAAGCAAGTGCCATGTTCTGTTATGTTCGGTATTATTTCTCTAAAAATCCGGATAGTATGTATTTCTGGATGCAAAAGGCATTGCCTCTTTTTAATGAACAAAAGCGGTATGTCGAGTATTTCCGGATGAAGGCATGGTACATTTATGTGCTGACCCGTTCAAAAAAGAATGAAGAAGCACTGAAATATGTTACCGGTTTGAAGCAGGAAGCTGAGAACTTAAAATTTCCGGAAGGACTGGAGATGGCAAATCAGGCACTGGCTGACTTTTATTTATCCAATAACTTAGGTGAAGAGGGCGTCGCTTTATATGAGGAAGTCCTGAAAAGCATGGAGATGAGGAATGCTCCTTTGATTAAACGTATTAATATTATCCGGCAGTTGATGAACAAGGCGCATACTTCGGACTTGAAAATGAAATACACCAGGCGTTTGGATGATTATGTAAAGATATGCAAGGACAGGAAGATAACCTGGCTGGACGAAGAGATGCCAATTTACTACCTGGAGTATGTGGTACACAGGCATTATGCTTTAGCCTATATAGACAGGAAAGAGTTTCGGGAAGCTTTGGTGCATCTGCAAAAAGCTCAGGCTCTTCTGAATAAATATGAAATGTATAACTACGGGAGCGAATTGAAGACAATTTATGCGGCTTATTATAAACAGAATAAAGAATATGATAAAGCTTTAGCCATTTACGATTCGTTATTGCCTGTCTGGCGCATGAGAAACTCAATGTCTCTTTATCTTGAAATGTTAAAAGATAAGGCAGATGTCCTGTTGGATGCCGGAAGAAACAAGAGTGCTTCGTTGGCTTATAAAGAGTATGCTGCTCTGAATGATTCTTTGTCGAAAGTTCATTTTTACAATGAGCTGGCAGAAATGAAAACACAGCATGAAGTGGACAAGCTGGAGTTGAAGAATAAGCAAATGGACCTGGAGGTTTCGCAGACACATTCCCATTTGTTATTAATGGGAGGAGGAGTTATATTTTTGTTCGTTTTGTGTTGTTTGTTGGGATATATTTCTTATAGCCGTCACCGGTATGGACAGCAACTGAAACTGGCTAAGGAGAAGGCTGAAGAAGCGGATCATTTGAAGTCGGCTTTCCTGGCGAACATGAATCATGAGATACGGACACCGCTGAATGCTATTGTCGGTTTTTCCCAGGTGCTGGTCGATGAGGAGGATGTCGAAACCCGCCAGGAATATGCCAATATTATTCAAAGTAATAATGAATTGCTCCAACGGCTGATCACGGATGTACTGGATCTGTCAAAGATCGAATCGAATACAATGGCGCTTCATTACGCTGATTGTGAGCTTTCTGTCTTGATGAAAGAAATTTACAATGTCATCCTGCTACGCATACCGGAAGGAGTGGAACTACAACTAAGTAATAGTCCCCAACAACTTTTTTATACCGATCGTAACCGTCTTACGCAAATTCTTACTAACTTGCTGACCAATGCAATCAAGCATACGGAAAAAGGTTTTATCCGTTTGGGTTATGAGGTGACGGAGACGGATGTCGTCTTTTCTGTGGAAGATTCGGGTGAAGGTATTCCCGAAGATAAGTTGGAAAAGATATTCAGCCGTTTCGTCCAGCTGAATGACTGGAGCAAAGGGGTAGGACTGGGGTTAGCAATTTGTAAAGGACTTATTTCTCAGATGGGAGGAACAATCAGCGTTTCTTCCCGGTTTGGTGAGGGATCTACCTTTATTGTAGTGCTGCCCTTGAAGAAACCGTAA